The DNA window GATAAAAGCAATCAGGAAAATTCCACAGATATACACAGGCATAATCGACCAATGTAAACGAATAGCATACACGGAAACGAAAATAATACTGACTAATATTCCGAAGAATATATTAATGAAACTGGTGATGAATTTCACCGTATCCTCTCGTACTTTCGTTAAGATCGATAAGGTTTCACCACTTCTTTGGTCCTCAAATTCCTGGTAGGGTAATGCCATTGAATGCTTTAGACCATCAGTGAATATTTTCGCACCAAACTTTTGGGTAATAACGCTTACCGCATAATCTTGAAATGCTTTGGCAATTCGGCTTATCATTGCTGTTCCGATAAGCAATGTTAAAAAATAAAACGCCCCGTGGTAAATTCCATTTCCATATAAATATTGATTCAGATTTCTGGGAATGAGTTTTTCCTTATCAAAAAAATTAGGATGGGTAACCAGCTGATCAAGGATATTACCGGTAATTGCCGGTGCAAATAAAGAAAAAACCTGATTAATGGTGGCCAGTAACAAAGAAAGGGCAATCAACCATTTGTAAGGTTTAAGATATCTTAAGAGTATTTTCATTCGATTAAATAATCCTGCAAAATTAAAGATATTATTTTGACTTATGATGTTAATAATTTGGAATAATAAAGACCTTTTGTATTCAATTGAAAATATTTAAATTGCAGTCTAAGTTTTTATTATGCTCACAAAAGAACAAATTGCTAAAAGAATTTCAAAAGAACTGAAAGACCGCTACTATGTAAACCTGGGAATAGGGATTCCTACTCTGGTTGCCAACTACGTTCCAGATGGTATAGACGTAGAGTTTCAGAGTGAAAATGGAGTTCTCGGAATGGGACCTTTCCCTTTTGAAGGCGAAGAAGATGCCGATATTATTAATGCCGGAAAACAGACGATTACGATATTGCCAGGAGGATCATTCTTCGATTCTGCTTTCAGTTTTGGAATGATCAGAGGTCAGAAAGTAGATCTAACCATTCTTGGAGCGATGGAAGTTTCTGAAAATGGAGATATTGCCAACTGGAAAATTCCTGGAAAAATGGTGAAGGGAATGGGTGGTGCAATGGACTTAGTAGCTTCTGCTGAAAATATCATCGTTGCAATGATGCACGTAAACAAAGCAGGAGAAAGTAAAATTCTAAAGAAATGTACGCTTCCATTAACAGGTGTAAACTGCGTGAAAAGAGTAGTGACAGAATTAGCAGTACTGGATGTCACTCCTGCAGGTTTTAAGCTCGTTGAAAGAGCACCAGGAATTTCAGTAGAACATATTATCAAATCTACAGAAGCAGATCTTATCATTGAAGGGGATATTCCTGAAATGCAATTCTAAATAAAAAATAAAGGCTGTTACAATTTCTGAAACAGCCTTTTTTATATATATAATTGTAATTTTAAAATCTAAGATCATTTTCCATCCTGAGCTCCGAAAACCTTCTGCAATATACTTGTCGTTCTCATAGCCGGAGTATTTCTTATTCCACTTTCTTTTTCTGCCACCATTTTGAATACGCCATTAATAGTTTCTGTGGTAACATATTCGTTAAGATCAGTAGTTACAGACTGTCCAGTAAACATATTGTATTTTGAAATAAGATTTTTCCAAACCGTATCAGCTCCTACTTTTCCTAAAGAAGCCTGTACTTTTGGCTGGAAAGCGGTAAACAGTTGGCTTTGGGTTTTAGTCTGCAAATAATTGGTTGCTGCATTATTGGAACCTAATAAAATATTTTTAGCATCCGTAATGGTCATGGAAGTAATGGCATTCGTGAAAATAGGAGCGGCTTCTGTTACCGCATCTTCAGCAGCTCTGTTTAATAATTTTACCCCCTCATCTGCTAGTTTACCCATTCCTAAAGAACGTAACGTAGTGTCGACTTTCCGTAATTTTTCAGGCATTAAAATTTTTACAGCCTCATTTTTTAAAAATCCATCAGTTAAAGCCAGTTTTTTTACACCATCAGTTACTCCAAGACTTAAAGCTTCCTTTAATCCAGATGAGATCTGTGATGAGGTAAGATTGTTCAGATTAATAGAGGACGATCTATTGGGAGATGAGGTAGATATGGCAGTCGTATTGGATGTAGTGGTATTTTTTGTTTTACCGGGATTATTTAGATCAACTCCCGTTTTATCCTTAACAGTAGATTTTATAATGTCTAAAAGTTGGGCTTGAGACGAAACTGAAAATAATAATCCAGCAGCCAGAAAAATAGTTTTTCTCATTGTATTTTTTTGCAAATTTAGATGTTTTATTATTTAATAAGTTAAAATGAGCAAAAGAGTTTTAGAAAATAATTATCTTAGCTAAAACCTTAATCATACTTAAATGCGACGTTTTCTATTTATATTTTCTGCTATTTTTTCCACTGTTTTTCATGCTCAGAAGAAACCAAATTTAATTCCTTATCCACAAAGTGTAAATATGCAGGCCGGGAAGTTTGAAATTCCAGAAACACTAATACTGAATGATAAACTTCCGAAAGAAGAAACAGAATATTTAAAAAAACGTCTAGGTTCCCAGGTTAAATTTAAATCCAGTAGCAGTACAGAAAAAGTTCATGTGATGCATTTGCTGTTTCCACAGCCAAAAATCCCAATTAATGCTGAAGCAGATAAAGAAAAGTATTCTATTTACATTTCTCCCAAAAGAATTTTGATAAGTTCCTATACCAAGCAGGGGTATTTTCTTGCACTTCAAACGTTGATTCAGTTGTTTGAAGAGCATAGGGAAGACAAGCAAATTCCTGCTATGGAAATTAATGATTCTCCAAAATTTGCATGGCGTGGAATGCATCTGGATGTTTGTCGTCATTTTTTTACCGTGGATGAAGTGAAACAGTATATCGATTATCTGGCGATGTATAAGCTGAATACTTTTCACTGGCATTTAACTGATGACCAGGGATGGAGAATTGAGATCAAAAAATATCCAAAGCTTACCGAAATAGGTTCTAAAAGAAAAGAATCGATGATCGGAGCTTATGTTGATAATACATTTGACGGAAAACCATATGGCCCCTATTTTTATACCCAGGAGCAGATTAAGGAAGTGGTTAAATATGCTGAACAAAGACATATCACTATTGTTCCCGAAATTGAAATGCCGGGTCATGCTTTAGCTGCACTTTCAGCTTATCCAGAATTAGCTTGTACAAAAGGACCTTTTGAAGCTGCTACGAAATGGGGTGTTTTTGATGATGTATTTTGTCCAAAAGAAGAAACTTTTACATTTTTGGAAAACGTTTTGGACGAGGTTATGCAACTTTTTCCATCTCAGTATATCCATATTGGTGGCGACGAGTGCCCGAAGACCAGATGGAAAGAATGTGCACATTGTCAGGAATTAATAAAGAAAAATAACCTGAAAGACGAACATGGTTTACAAAGTTATTTTATTCAGACCATTGAAAAATATGTGAACAGCAAAGGAAGAAAAATAATTGGCTGGGACGAAATTTTAGAAGGTGGATTAGCTCCAAATGCAGCCGTAATGAGTTGGACAGGGGTAAATGGAGGAATTGAAGCGGCGAAATCCAAACATTTTGCCGTGATGACTCCCGGAGCTTTCTGCTATTTTGACCATTATCAGGGAGATCCACAATCGGAGCCAAATGCTTTTGGTGGATTTACTCCTTTAGATAAAGTGTATTCCTATGATCCTATCCCTTCGGAATTAAATGCTGAGCAGGCAAAATACATTTTGGGGGTTCAGGCTAATTTATGGACTGAATATATTCTCGATTTTAAACAGGTGCAGTATATGATTTTTCCAAGGTTAATGGCACTCTCAGAAGTTGCTTGGGGAACAGCGGATTCTAAAAATTATAAAGATTTTGAAAACAGGGTCATACAGCAGTTTAAGGTTTTAGATAAAATGAAGGTGAATTATGCTAAAAGCATTTATAATATTTCAGGAAAAGTAATTCCTGCAGTGAATGGTGTTGCTTATGAATTGTCAACTTCTCAAAATTCCAATGGAATAAAATACACAACGGACGGAACGGATCCGACAATAAACTCTCAATCTTATCAGGAGGTTATTCCTGTATCTAAGGCCATGACAGTGAAGTCTGCCTATTTTGAAGAAGGTCAACTAAAAAGTGCTGTTTCCACACAACAGTTTACCCCTTCCAAAACGACAGGAAAGAACATTAGCCTGGAACAACAGCCAAGTGAAAATTACTCTTTTGGAGGCGCTTTCACTTTAGTGGACGGGATTATTGGAAATCAAAAGCAGTTAGGGAAAACGTGGTTAGGATTTAATGGAAAAGATGTTGTAGCAGTTATTGACTTAGGACAGAAAACACAGTTTTCAGAAATCTATTTCAATACTCTGGAGAATAAGGGAAGTTGGATTCATCTTGCTAAATCAACACAGATTTTTGTTTCCGATGACAACACTAATTTTAAAATGATCAAAGAAATTGGAAAAGAAGAAATTCAGAACTCAAAAGGAAAAGTAAGATTGAATATAGGAAATCAGAACTCAAAATATATTAAAATTAAAATAGAAAATGCAGGAATTATACCAGCCGGAAATCCGGGAGCTGATTCTAAAGCTTGGCTTTTCGTAGATGAAATAGGAGCTTTATAATTATAAATAGTAAAAATATTCCTGCAACCTAATACCAGAAAAATATGAACTCAAGAAGAAAATTTTTAAAAAATACAGCACTTGCTTCTTCAGCATTATTAATGAATCCTTTGGATTTAATAGCTAAAGAGCTTCCTGAAAATAATAAAATCATCAATAAACCCATTGTACTTTCTACATGGAACTTTGGTTTAAAAGCCAATGAAGAAGCATGGACAATTCTTGGTAAAAACGGAAGAGCATTAGATGCTGTTGAAAAAGGAGTACGTTTGGTAGAGTTGGATCCTACGGAGAGAAGCGTAGGTTATGGTGGACGTCCCGACAGAGATGGAAGAGTAACACTAGATGCCTGTATTATGGATGAAAATTATAATATCGGATCTGTTGCCTGTATAGAAAATGTTAAAAATCCGATTTCTGTAGCAAGAGCGGTTATGGAAAAAACACCCCATGTTATGTTGGTGGGAGATGGTGCCCTTCAATTTGCCTTATCACAGGGTTTTAAAAAAGAAAATCTATTGACCCCAGAGTCTGAAAAAGAGTGGAAAGAATGGCTGAAAAGCAGCAAGTATCAGCCGGTTGTCAACATTGAAAATCATGATACGATAGGAATGATCGCATTAGATGCACAGGGAAATCTTTCCGGAGCATGTACAACTAGTGGAATGGCTTTTAAAATGCATGGAAGAGTAGGAGATTCTCCAATTATCGGTGCCGGTTTATTCGTAGATAATGAAGTAGGCGCCGCAACAGCTACGGGGCATGGAGAAGAAGTGATCAGAACAGTGGGAACGCATCTGGTAGTAGAACTAATGAGACAAGGGAGAAATCCCCAGCAAGCCTGTAAAGAAGCAGTAGAAAGAATTGTAAAGATTGCACAAAGAAGAAACAAAAACCTAAAAGATATTCAGGTGGGTTTTATAGCTTTAAATAAAAACGGGGAATATGGATCTTATTGTATCCAGGATGGATTTAATTTTGCGGTTCATGATCAAAAAGGAAACCGATTGGAAACTCCTGAATTTGCATTAAAAAAGTAATTAAAAATCAATAGAATAAATTAATTTCATTTTTGGAATTACAAGAATGAAATTAGTTTTAGCTAAAATATAAACAGTAGAATTTAAGAATGTCAAAGATAGAAATAGCCTGCTTTAACCCACAGTCTGCAATAATTGCTTTTGAAAATGGCGCAGACAGAATAGAATTTTGTGATGGATTAAGTGAAGGTGGTACAACACCAAGTTTTGAAACAACAAAAGAACTCAGAGAAAAAATAAACATTCCGGTTTTTGTAATGATTCGTCCTCGTGGGGGAGATTTTACCTATTCTGAAGCAGAATTTGAACAGATGAAGAACGAGTTGACCCAATTGAAATCATTAAATGTTGATGGCTTTGTTTTCGGAATTTTAGATGAAAATGATGAGGTTAATGTTGAGCAAAATAAAATTTTGGTTCAATTAGCTCAACCTCTTCCATGTACTTTTCATCGTGCTTTTGACAGAGCAAAAGGATTGGAGGATTCTTTGGAAAAAGTAATTGATTGTGGTTTTAAAACCATTCTTACTTCTGGACAAAAGCCTAATGTTTCTGAAGGCAAAGAAAACCTTAAAACATTAGTTGAGCTGTCTGATGGGAGAATAGAAATTCTTATTGGCGGAGGGCTAAGATCAACTAATATTCAGGATATCAGGGAATTTACCAGTGCTGGATACTTTCATTCTTCAGCTATTACTGATGGTGGACAATTTGCGAATGCAGATGAAGTAGTTGCTTTGAAGAATAAGTAGTTTCAAGTTATTAATATACTCAACATTTATTATTAATGACTGTTTTTTTTCATTCAGAATGAAGCGGAATGAAAGAATCTCAACATAGCTAAATAGAGATTCTTTCGTTCCTCTGAACGATGGATGAGATTGAATATTTTTTAAACGCAAAGATTTAATATTATACTTTATTGTTTTAAGGAGCAAAGCATTGCGACAAAGTCGCTGATTAAGCTGCTGCATATAACATTCGCTTCATCAAATCAATTTTAATTGATTAAAAACTTTGCTAATTTACGATGTGAAGGAAAAAAAATAAAACTTTGCGTTAAAAAATAAAGTAAACACAAAACACAAATGAATGACAGAAAATGAATTGTCCTATAAAATTATAGGTGCAGCGTTAGAAGTTCATAAAAATATAGGAGTTGGACTACTAGAGAATGCTTATGAGACTGCATTGGCTTATGAATTAACAAAGATGGGCTTACATTACATGTAGAGAAACAAATTTCCTTGCCATTAAGATACAAGGAAGTAATGATTGAAAATTCGTATAGAATTGATATCATGGTTAATAATAAGGTAATTGAAGTAAAGTCGGTGCTAGAAATGAATCCTATATTTTATTCGCAAGTATTGACTTATTTAAAACTGACAAATATTAAACTTGGATTACTGATTAATTTTAATTGTCCTCTTATCAAAGATGGAATCCATAGAATTGTAAATAAACTTATTAATGAATAAAACGTTCCTTTTTATTTTTCTATTTATCCAAAATCTTCTTTTTGCACAGTTTTCAGAGCGCAGTTTGTCCTCTGAAAAATGGCAGTTTAAAAATTCAAAAGAACAAAAATGGCTTCCTGCAAAAGTGCCAGGAACGGTTCATTTGGATCTCATGAATAATCAATTGATTCCGGATCCTTACAAGGATGAAAATGAGAAGAAATCTCAATGGATAGAAAATGAAGATTGGGATTATCAGACCCATTTTAATATATCATCTGAAGAATTAGAAAATCAAAATATAGATCTTGTTTTTGAAGGATTAGATACTTTTTCTGAAATTTACCTTAACGGAAAACTCCTCAAGAAAACAGATAATATGTTCAGGAAATGGGAATTTCTTGTGAAGCAATATGTAAAAATGGGCGACAATCTTCTGCAGATTAAATTCAGATCGGCAGTAAATGTAGGAAAAGAACTGGCAAAAAAGGTTCCTTTTATGATGCCCGAAAGCCCAAGAAGTTTTGTGAGAAAAGCTCAATATCAATTCGGATGGGATTGGGGTCCTAGATTAGTGACAGCAGGAATTTGGAAAGATGTAAAACTGAGCTTCTGGAATAATGCTAAACTTGAAAATGTAAAATTTGAACAAAAAGGCCTAACCAAACAAATGGCTGATTTAAATTTTCATTTTGAAATCTTTGCTGATAATGAAGGCATCTATGAAATTTCGATTGATAATAAAAAAAATCAACTCCAATTAAAGAAGGGAAGCAATAATGTAGATATTCCTTTTACAATAGAGAATCCCAAATTATGGCAGCCAAATGGATGGGGAGATCCTAATTTGTATACGGTTAAAGTTTCCTTACAAAAAGATTCAAAAATTATTTCAAATGAGGATTTGAGAATCGGATTGAGAACGATAGAATTTATTCAGGAAAAAGATGGAAAAGGAAAGTCTTTTTATTTTAAAGTAAATGGACATCCATTATACATAAAAGGAACCAACTGGATTCCGGCAGACAGCTTTTCACCAAGAATTACCAAGGGGAAATATCAGCAATTGATCAAAGATTCTAAAGAAGCAAATATGAATATGATTCGTATCTGGGGAGGTGGGATTTATGAAGATGATGAATTCTATAGAGCCTGTGATGAAAATGGAATCCTGGTATGGCAGGATTTTATGTTTGCTGGCAGCTTTTATCCAGCTGATGAGGACTTTTTGAATAACGTAAAAGAAGAAGTAAGAGGTCAGGTTAATCGATTACAAAATCATCCTTCTATTGCTTTATGGTGTGGGAATAATGAGGTAGATGAGGCTATTGTTAACTGGGAATATCAGAAGCAATTTAAATATTCAAAAGAAGATTCCCTACAGGTTTGGAAAGATTATAAAAAGGTTTTCCATGAAGTAATTCCAAATACTTTAAAAGAGAATTTAGCTGCTGATAAAAATATCTATTGGCCAAGTTCACCATCCATTGGTTGGGGTCATAAAGAAAGTTTAACAGAAGGTGATTCTCATTATTGGGGTGTTTGGTGGGGTGAGCAGCCTTTCGAAATATATAATGAAAAAGTAGGTCGCTTTATGTCGGAATATGGTTTCCAGGGAATGCCAAGTCTGGAAACGACTGAATCTATGTTTTCTGGAGATCCTGATCTAAGCTTGCAAAGTCCTACGATAAAAGCTCACGAAAAACATGGAAGAGGTTGGGAGATCATTAACAAATATATGGAGCGCGATTATCCTGTTCCAACTGATTTTGTAAAATATAATTATGTTTCTCAATTGCTACAGGCTCGAGGAATGCAAATTGCAATTGAAGCCCACCGTCGTGCAAAACCCTATAATATGGGAACTTTATACTGGCAGCTAAACGATTGCTGGCCCGTTGTTTCATGGTCTTCCATTGATTACCTGGGAAATTGGAAAGCTTTGCACTATCAAATAAAAAGAAGTTTTGAACAGCAGGTTTTATTGACTGAAGAAAAAGAAGGGACTTTGAATTTGTATGCTATCAATGATAATCAGAATGTATTTAGGAATCTGACTGTTGAAATAAAGGTTGTTAAGTTTAATGGAGAAGTGATCGGGACAGTGAGTTCTGAAGAAAAAACGCTGAATGAAATTGTAAAATTTGATCCAGTAAAAATAGATCGTTTAATTTCTGATTCATCTAAAAATGAAGTCTTTTTAAAGTTGACCTTAAAAGGCGAGAATGCTAAAATAGTAGCTGAAAATAATTTCTTTTTTGGAAAACCTAAAGATTTAAAGCTGACTAAACCCAATATTACAATCAGGAAAATTTCACCAACTGAAATTGAAGTCTCTACCGATGTTTTAGCAAAAGATGTTTATTTATTAGGGGATATTCATTTTAGTGATAACTTTTTTGACTTACTTCCAAAAAGCTCAAAACGGATTAAACTATCAAAATCTTTAGAAAAAGTTGAGGTAATGAGCTTGTGGAACACAGTTAATCCCTGATTAAATCTAAACAGTCCTATATGTTAAATCAATTAAATCCGATAAAACATAAAGATCTGAGTAATCCGCAAAATCTGCGGGAGATAAAATAGCCATCGCATAGCATATCAATAAAAAATAGATTGATTTTCACGGTCAACTAAAAAATCAACCTTAAATTTGCGAGATAGTCCAACACAATTATGGTGAATTTTGTTTTGATCGCGGTATGTATTTTGGCTGGAATGCTATTGAAAGCAACTAAATCCATCCATCCTGATGCTCACAAAGGGATCAATACCTGGATCCTCTACCTTGCTCTTCCAGCGGTTTCATTCAAATATTTGCCGAAAGTTCATTGGACACTGGAAATGCTTTTTCCTATTGTTGCTACATTTCTTATTGCTGTGTTCTGTTTTGTTTTTATGGCGGTTTATAGTATGAAAAAAGGGTATTCAAGGCGTTCGCAAAGTACGATGGAACTCATTAGTGGATATAGTAATACTTCTTTTATCGGCTTTCCTTTGATCAGTGCTTTTTATGGAGAGCGTCTTTTAAGTATTGCTGTAATTTGTGATCAGACCATGTTTTTCAGTCTTTCGACTTTAGGAATTATTGCAGCAGTAAAAGGCGGGAGCACCTCAGGAAAGGTTGGTGCTCAGTTTATTTTAAAAAGGCTGATCACCTTTCCGCCATTGGTAGGATGTATAAGTGCAATCATTCTTTCTCAGTTTATTGATTTTACAGTGGCAGAACCATTGTTTGACAAATTAGCAGCAACGGTGAGCCCATTAGCTTTGTTTTCTGTAGGATTGCAACTTAAATTCAACGGTTGGAAAAAACTTATCCCTCAAATGTCGGTTTCCATGTTATATAAGTTAATTTTAGCACCAGCTATTGTTTTGGGATTGGCCCTGTTATTAGGAATAAAAGGAGATGTTGCTAAAATTACTATTTTCGAAGCAGCTATGCCTACTGTTGTTACTTCAAGTATTATTGTTGAGCAGTTTAGACTCAATACCAAACTAACTAATTTGACCATTGGTTTCAGTATTATCGTAGGGTTTTTAACAACTGCTGTCTGGTATAGAATAATTGAAATGTTCTTTTAATTAAAGATATGTTTTGATAAAGAAAACTGTAGTAATTATAAAATTAAAAATAACGATTCCCATTCTTAATTTCGCAGGATCGAGTTTTTTTGTAAAATGTGCCCCAAAATAGCCTCCCAGAATTGTTGCCATCATCATGGTACAGGTTTCAGGCCAGTATACTTTTCCTGCCCAAATAAACAGAATAACTGCCACAGCATTAGCTATTCCTGTAAAAAGAGTCTTATTGGCATTAATAACCTTAATATCCGATAATCCGAATAATGCCCAAACAGCCATCATCATAATTCCAACTGCTCCACCAAAATAACCGCCATATATTCCTAAAAGAAATTGTGCTCCAAGTACCAAACCAGCACCAATATGCATTCTTTTTCTAAGCCAGTTACCAGCTTGTTTTCCAAATGCAAAGGCCAGAGAACCTAGTAAAAGCAACCAGGGAACAACGAGATTAAAACCACTTGATGGGGTATATAACAACAATAGACCTCCCGCACAGCCCCCTAACAAAGTAAGGATGATCATTGCGGTGATTGAAATATCAGGAAAAGGCTTAATATATTCTTTGAATTTCCAGGCACTGGCCAGGCTTCCGGGAAATAAGGCAACCGTACTTGATGCATTGGCCTGAATGGGAGGAACCCCTGCATAAATAAGCGCCGGGAAAGTAATAAACGATCCGCCTCCTGCTGCCGCATTGATCGCTCCAGCCATGAGTCCAATAAAAAATAACAGGATATAATTTTCCATGAACAAAGAATGATTAACAAAGATAAGGTACAGAACATGGAATCACGAATAAAAAATTGCAGTTCTGTAAAGAATGATTTAATTTTACACTTTAATTATTTCTCTTGCGATACGCCCAAATTGTTTTACCATTAAATTTAAAAGGTTCTTTCACTTACAAAGTACCTGAAGAGCTAATGCCTGCAATACAAACGGGAATGAGGGTTTTGGTGCCATTTCGTGGAAAAAAGATCTATACTGGAATTGTTTTTGAAATTCATGATATTGAACCGGAAGGGTTTATACCAAGAGAGGTTATCAGTATTTTAGATGAGTTTCCAATATTGCCAAAGGAACAAATTGATTTCTGGAACTGGCTTTCAGGATATTATTTATGCAGTTTGGGTGAGATCTATCGTTTTGCATTTCCATCCTCTTTGAAATTGGAAAGTGAAACTTATTTAAAATTAAAACCTAATGTAACGGTTGATTTTGAAAATCTGGACGTTAACGAAATGTATCTTATCCAGGCACTTGAAGTAAGACAGCTTATTAACCTTACTGATCTGGAAGCATTTATTCCCAAAAAAGATATTATTAAAACCATCAATTCATTAATTGATCTTCAATATATAGAGATTGATGAAAAAATAGGTGAAAAATATAAAGCCAAAGAAGTAGCTTATGTGAAGATCAATAAAGATCTTTTAGATAATGAAAGTCTTACAGCCATCTTGGCAAAGTTGAATAAAGCACCTAAGCAAAAAGACCTTTTTTTAATTATTTTATCTCAACAGACAGAAAGCCCGGATAGCTTTATCAAAAAATCTGATCTTTTTGAAGATGGCACTTTTGGACATTCTCATTTAAAGCCACTGATAGATAAGAATTTTGTTGAAGAATATTATTTGCAAAAAGACAGATTAGAAAGCTATGAAGGAGAAATTGAAGAGATAGAGGAGCTTTCTGAATCTCAGAAAGTAGCAAAAGAAGAGGTTGACGAAGCTTTTGAAGAAAAGAGAAACGTATTGCTTCATGGGGTAACTTCTTCTGGGAAGACTCATATTTATTTAGAGAAAATAGAAGAATGTGTAAATAATGGTAAAAATGTATTGTTTTTACTTCCTGAAATTTCCCTGACAAAACAAATTACGCAGAGGCTTGAAAAAAAATACGGAAGAAAACTAGGGTTCTATCATCAGAAATTAACCGATTTCGAAAAGGTAGAAGTTTGGCGAAGAATTAAAAATAATGATATTCAGATTCTTATTGGAACAAGGAATGCTTTATTCCTGCCATATCAGAACATAGGATTGGTTATTGTAGATGAAGAACACGATTCTGCTTACAAAGCGAGAGAGGTATCACCATATTTTAATGCTAAAGATTCTGCCCTGATATTTGGGAGTTTCTATGATGCACGGGTGATTTTAGGTTCTGCCACCCCTTCCGTCGAGAGTTATTATCTGGCTCGAAAAGAGAAAATGAAGTATATTTTCCTTAATGAAAGATTTGGAAATGTCCAGCTTCCTGAGTTTGAATTGATTAATTTTAAAGAAGCCCAGGATTCTAAAAAAGTTTCCGGAAATTTCTCTTTACAGTTGATTGATGAGATAAAAAAAACATTAGAAGAAAGAAACCAGGCGATGATTCTTCACAATCGCCGGGGTTATGCTAATGTTTTAGAGTGTGAATCTTGTGGATATGTTAATTATTGCT is part of the Chryseobacterium paludis genome and encodes:
- a CDS encoding beta-mannosidase, translated to MNKTFLFIFLFIQNLLFAQFSERSLSSEKWQFKNSKEQKWLPAKVPGTVHLDLMNNQLIPDPYKDENEKKSQWIENEDWDYQTHFNISSEELENQNIDLVFEGLDTFSEIYLNGKLLKKTDNMFRKWEFLVKQYVKMGDNLLQIKFRSAVNVGKELAKKVPFMMPESPRSFVRKAQYQFGWDWGPRLVTAGIWKDVKLSFWNNAKLENVKFEQKGLTKQMADLNFHFEIFADNEGIYEISIDNKKNQLQLKKGSNNVDIPFTIENPKLWQPNGWGDPNLYTVKVSLQKDSKIISNEDLRIGLRTIEFIQEKDGKGKSFYFKVNGHPLYIKGTNWIPADSFSPRITKGKYQQLIKDSKEANMNMIRIWGGGIYEDDEFYRACDENGILVWQDFMFAGSFYPADEDFLNNVKEEVRGQVNRLQNHPSIALWCGNNEVDEAIVNWEYQKQFKYSKEDSLQVWKDYKKVFHEVIPNTLKENLAADKNIYWPSSPSIGWGHKESLTEGDSHYWGVWWGEQPFEIYNEKVGRFMSEYGFQGMPSLETTESMFSGDPDLSLQSPTIKAHEKHGRGWEIINKYMERDYPVPTDFVKYNYVSQLLQARGMQIAIEAHRRAKPYNMGTLYWQLNDCWPVVSWSSIDYLGNWKALHYQIKRSFEQQVLLTEEKEGTLNLYAINDNQNVFRNLTVEIKVVKFNGEVIGTVSSEEKTLNEIVKFDPVKIDRLISDSSKNEVFLKLTLKGENAKIVAENNFFFGKPKDLKLTKPNITIRKISPTEIEVSTDVLAKDVYLLGDIHFSDNFFDLLPKSSKRIKLSKSLEKVEVMSLWNTVNP
- a CDS encoding AEC family transporter — its product is MVNFVLIAVCILAGMLLKATKSIHPDAHKGINTWILYLALPAVSFKYLPKVHWTLEMLFPIVATFLIAVFCFVFMAVYSMKKGYSRRSQSTMELISGYSNTSFIGFPLISAFYGERLLSIAVICDQTMFFSLSTLGIIAAVKGGSTSGKVGAQFILKRLITFPPLVGCISAIILSQFIDFTVAEPLFDKLAATVSPLALFSVGLQLKFNGWKKLIPQMSVSMLYKLILAPAIVLGLALLLGIKGDVAKITIFEAAMPTVVTSSIIVEQFRLNTKLTNLTIGFSIIVGFLTTAVWYRIIEMFF
- a CDS encoding sulfite exporter TauE/SafE family protein — its product is MENYILLFFIGLMAGAINAAAGGGSFITFPALIYAGVPPIQANASSTVALFPGSLASAWKFKEYIKPFPDISITAMIILTLLGGCAGGLLLLYTPSSGFNLVVPWLLLLGSLAFAFGKQAGNWLRKRMHIGAGLVLGAQFLLGIYGGYFGGAVGIMMMAVWALFGLSDIKVINANKTLFTGIANAVAVILFIWAGKVYWPETCTMMMATILGGYFGAHFTKKLDPAKLRMGIVIFNFIITTVFFIKTYL
- the priA gene encoding replication restart helicase PriA, translated to MRYAQIVLPLNLKGSFTYKVPEELMPAIQTGMRVLVPFRGKKIYTGIVFEIHDIEPEGFIPREVISILDEFPILPKEQIDFWNWLSGYYLCSLGEIYRFAFPSSLKLESETYLKLKPNVTVDFENLDVNEMYLIQALEVRQLINLTDLEAFIPKKDIIKTINSLIDLQYIEIDEKIGEKYKAKEVAYVKINKDLLDNESLTAILAKLNKAPKQKDLFLIILSQQTESPDSFIKKSDLFEDGTFGHSHLKPLIDKNFVEEYYLQKDRLESYEGEIEEIEELSESQKVAKEEVDEAFEEKRNVLLHGVTSSGKTHIYLEKIEECVNNGKNVLFLLPEISLTKQITQRLEKKYGRKLGFYHQKLTDFEKVEVWRRIKNNDIQILIGTRNALFLPYQNIGLVIVDEEHDSAYKAREVSPYFNAKDSALIFGSFYDARVILGSATPSVESYYLARKEKMKYIFLNERFGNVQLPEFELINFKEAQDSKKVSGNFSLQLIDEIKKTLEERNQAMILHNRRGYANVLECESCGYVNYCSNCDVVMTYHKAANEMKCHYCGQRASKPKACPKCHSENLNERGVGVEQIHEEVSKLFPDNEVDRMDVDSMRKKFAYEKLYEKIEDRETDIVVGTQMISKGLDFDHIELVAIPKADSLLYVQDFRAEERAFQLITQVAGRAGRVSGKGKIYIQTFNPEHSVFQLLKMNKVSKIYYYFLKERQKFHYPPFTKLIMIELKHRKEDKVNRASQFLGSVLRKYLPEECVLGPERSQIARINNLYQFQILLKLPRGKNYEKYKNQVLLSLKDFDEITAYQSIKKDVFVDF